The Heterodontus francisci isolate sHetFra1 chromosome 33, sHetFra1.hap1, whole genome shotgun sequence genome has a segment encoding these proteins:
- the LOC137347998 gene encoding sperm microtubule associated protein 1-like, with the protein MSKASCPPGLCCLDYDYFKRERGFILDGVAVSSSAYGYGKLNPKMCDVIPPYNAQTDPYSKFYFHSKEMKRLLKKTDQDHGGTSNNGWLVDYFYKHGPAQRYLTKRNVYGAGHSHDQIVGHRGFLSDLKPIDGYNGRFGYRRNIPSLRQKPSNFGEVTDHPLY; encoded by the exons ATGAGCAAAGCTTCCTGTCCTCCTGGGCTTTGTTGTCTGGATTATGACTACTTCAAAAGAGAAAGAGGTTTCATTTTAGACGGTGTGGCCGTTAGCTCCAGCGCCTACGGATACGGCAAACTCAATCCCAAAATGTGTGATGTTATTCCGCCTTACAACGCCCAGACTGACCCTTACTCTAAGTTCTATTTCCATAGCAAAGAAATGAAAAGGCTTCTCAAGAAGACTGACCAG GATCATGGTGGGACATCGAACAATGGCTGGCTCGTGGACTATTTTTATAAACATGGACCAGCTCAAAGGTACCTTACCAAGAGAAATGTGTACGGGGCAG GTCACTCACATGATCAAATAGTCGGTCACCGAGGATTTTTGTCAGATCTCAAACCGATAGACGGATATAATGGAAGATTTGGATACAGAAGAAACATACCCAGCCTGAGACAAAAGCCTTCCAATTTCGGGGAGGTTACCGATCACCCTTTGTACTAG
- the cwc25 gene encoding pre-mRNA-splicing factor CWC25 homolog isoform X1: protein MGGGDLNLKKSWHPQTLKNVERVWKAEQKHEAEKKKIEELQRELREERAREEMQRYAEDSGALKKKSDRLDWMYQGPSSMVNKEEYLLGRPIDKYATDKMVDEESGPLSDTGLLPGSIFSATGANSTLDMASKIREDPLFMIRKREEEKKREVLTNPMKMKMIRQILQKNLDKTEKKKKDKKKKHKKHRRSSDNEQHKAKRHEKATSPSSTSVPKKIAGYGLKVKDSHSIKHQHSSPSSDQTKTSHKIRSRSRSGSRSRTVLQQFHRDIRCEDRRSRSTSQSPPRRSKVQPRYSDKIGNAQARKSSPTRGGYHRRSHPNQSRKLSAEELERRRLEMMENAKWNDKVRQSNIRQYKEEEEMEQELERKDTREGKFLHKLKLQSAATSSLEDRVKRNIHSIQRTPAALEKNFMRK, encoded by the exons ATGGGTGGCGGTGACCTA AATCTAAAGAAAAGCTGGCACCCACAGACTTTGAAAAATGTTGAACGGGTGTGGAAAGCAGAACAGAAGCATGAAGCGGAAAAGAAAAAGATTGAGGAGCTTCAGCGGGAGCTCCGCGAGGAGCGAGCTCGTGAGGAGATGCAGCGCTATGCGGAGGATAGTGGTGCTCTGAA GAAGAAGTCTGATCGACTTGATTGGATGTATCAAGGGCCCAGCAGTATGGTGAACAAAGAAGAATACTTGCTGGGTAGACCTATTGACAAGTATGCTACAGATAAGATGGTGGATGAGGAGTCTGGGCCCCTTTCTGATACTGGGTTGCTCCCTGGCTCCATATTTTCAGCAACGGGGGCTAACTCTACATTGGATATGGCTTCTAAAATACGTGAAGACCCACTTTTTATGATCAG GAAGCGTGAGGAAGAgaaaaagagggaggttttaactaATCCCATGAAAATGAAGATGATCAGACAAATA ctgcaaaAGAATCTAGATAaaacagaaaaaaagaaaaaggacAAGAAGAAGAAGCACAAGAAACATCGACGTTCCAGTGACAATGAGCAGCATAAAGCAAA AAGGCATGAAAAGGCTACAAGTCCATCATCCACATCTGTTCCAAAGAAGATAGCTGGGTATGGTTTAAAG GTGAAAGACTCACACAGCATTAAACACCAACACAGTTCCCCATCCTCTGACCAAACTAAAACATCTCATAAGATCAGATCCAGGTCGCGGTCAGGGAGCCGCTCTCGGACAGTCCTACAGCAATTTCACAGGGACATCAGATGTGAAGATAGAAGATCCAGATCAACATCTCAATCACCTCCAAGACGCTCAAAAGTGCAGCCGCG GTACTCTGACAAAATTGGAAATGCTCAAGCACGAAAGTCATCCCCAACAAGAGGAGGATACCATAGGAGGTCTCATCCCAATCAGTCAAG AAAACTTTCAGCAGAGGAGCTGGAACGCAGGCGGCTAGAAATGATGGAGAATGCAAAATGGAACGACAAAGTTCGCCAATCTAACATCAgacagtacaaagaggaggaagaaATGGAGCAAGAGCTGGAGAGAAAGGATACTAGAGAAGGAAAATTCCTCCA